The following coding sequences are from one Schizosaccharomyces osmophilus chromosome 1, complete sequence window:
- the kae1 gene encoding EKC/KEOPS complex N(6)-L-threonylcarbamoyladenine synthase subunit: MIALGLEGSANKLGIGIIQHDANGEAIVLANVRHTYITPPGQGFLPSDTARHHRAWIIPLMKQAFAEAKISFFQIDCICFTKGPGIGAPLNSVALVARTLSLMFKKPLVAVNHCIGHIEMGREITGAQNPVVLYVSGGNTQVIAYSQRKYRIFGETLDIAIGNCLDRFARVIGLSNAPSPGYNIMQEAKRGNQFVELPYTVKGMDCSFSGLLSGVEAVANEAMDGINANEITKQDLCYSLQENGFAMLVEITERAMAHVGADSVLIVGGVGCNDRLQQMMGEMCLDRGAKVYATDERFCIDNGIMIAQAGLLAFKTGGICSLEDSTITQRFRTDDVHVAWRE; the protein is encoded by the exons ATGATTGCTCTTGGTTTAGAAGGCTCCGCAAACAAGTTAGGAATTGGCATTATTCAACATGATGCTAATGGGGAGGCGATCGTCTTAGCAAATGTCCGCCATACCTATATTACTCCTCCAGGACAGGGATTTTTACCTAGCGATACAGCTAGACATCACCGTGCTTGGATTATCCCATTAATGAAACAAGCATTCGCTGAAGCCAAAatctcattttttcaaattgacTGTATCTGTTTTACTAAAG GACCCGGTATTGGTGCACCACTTAATAGCGTCGCTCTTGTAGCTAGAACCCTTTCCTTAATGTTCAAGAAACCATTGGTAGCGGTGAATCATTGCATAGGAC ACATTGAGATGGGTCGTGAAATTACAGGTGCACAAAATCCTGTCGTCTTATATGTGTCTGGTGGGAATACGCAAGTCATAGCATACtctcaaagaaaatatagaatATTTGGTGAAACTTTAGACATAGCAATTGGAAACTGCTTGGACAGATTCGCTCGTGTAATTGGATTATCAAACGCGCCTTCCCCTGGTTACAATATTATGCAAGAAGCTAAACG TGGAAATCAATTCGTTGAACTGCCATACACTGTGAAAGGAATGGACTGCTCTTTTTCTGGTTTACTCTCTGGTGTTGAAGCAGTTGCAAATGAAGCAATGGATGGAATTAATGCAAATGAAATCACCAAACAGGATCTTTGTTATTCCTTGCAGGAGAACGGATTTGCAATGTTGGTAGAAATTACAGAGCGCGCAATGGCCCATGTTGGTGCTGATTCAGTTTTGATTGTCGGGGGCGTTGGCTGTAATGATCGCCTTCAACAAATGATGGGAGAAATGTGCTTGGACAGAGGTGCTAAGGTGTATGCTACTGATGAAAGGTTTTGTATCGACAATGGAATTATGATTGCTCAAGCAGGTTTGCTTGCTTTCAAAACTGGAGGAATATGTTCTTTAGAAGATTCAACAATTACCCAAAGATTTAGAACCGATGATGTACATGTAGCATGGCGAGAATAA
- the acl4 gene encoding assembly chaperone for ribosomal protein Rpl4, TPR repeat protein Acl4, giving the protein MSEFEADLSGIRDKLKENNPSEAIILAQVAVQKASENDGRAHEMLGEAFAELGEIKKAKDAFRESIKRSDNLQEDSGYEKYLWMAQIIEDSEKSLLLYDRGLNILSRLYELNCNDVDVKKKLQGAYCSVAELFMTDLCMREEAESQCEKYTNLALQVDHTNAEALQTLASMRISQQNFEEAKDALKQCLQSISNAAMEDSIDLPTYAIRTSVARLLIEVEMHQEAHDLLIYLQKEDDEIVDVWYLLGWNCYVEAQNLQEQGSVSEDDVKELLISAKSYFLGALATYQKTMWDDEGILEHMKEILQVLNELGVPDPEEDAGEPEEPDWETDSDENMQDS; this is encoded by the coding sequence ATGTCTGAATTTGAGGCTGATCTCAGTGGTATTCGCGATaagttaaaagaaaacaaccCTTCTGAAGCCATCATACTTGCGCAAGTGGCTGTACAAAAGGCTTCTGAAAATGATGGTCGTGCTCATGAAATGCTTGGTGAAGCTTTCGCTGAGCTTGgagaaataaagaaagccAAGGACGCTTTCCGGGAATCAATAAAGCGGAGCGACAACTTACAAGAAGATAGCGGCTATGAAAAGTATCTTTGGATGGCCCAAATAATTGAAGATAGTGAGAAATCCTTACTGCTTTACGATCGAGGATTGAACATTCTCTCCCGGCTATACGAGTTGAATTGCAATGATGTCgatgtaaaaaaaaaattacaaggGGCATATTGCAGTGTTGCTGAACTTTTTATGACTGACCTTTGTATGCGAGAAGAAGCTGAAAGTCAATGTGAAAAGTACACCAATCTAGCTTTACAAGTTGATCATACTAATGCTGAGGCATTACAAACTCTTGCATCTATGCGAATTAGTCAACAaaactttgaagaagcGAAAGACGCGCTTAAACAATGCTTACAATCAATCTCGAACGCCGCCATGGAGGACAGTATAGATCTTCCCACCTATGCTATACGCACTTCTGTTGCAAGACTTTTAATTGAAGTTGAAATGCATCAAGAAGCCCACGATTTGTTAATTTATTTGcagaaagaagatgatgagATTGTCGATGTATGGTACTTGCTTGGTTGGAACTGCTACGTGGAAGCTCAAAACTTACAAGAGCAAGGAAGTGTTTCAGAAGATGACGTTAAAGAACTATTGATCAGCGCCAAGTCGTACTTTTTGGGAGCATTGGCTACTTACCAAAAAACGATGTGGGATGACGAAGGAATTTTAGAGcatatgaaagaaatcttACAAGTTTTGAATGAACTCGGTGTTCCGGATCCTGAAGAAGATGCAGGTGAGCCCGAAGAGCCTGACTGGGAAACCGACAGCGACGAAAATATGCAGGATTCATAA
- the dna2 gene encoding DNA replication endonuclease-helicase Dna2, producing MCEDSEGRNFSRNRTFVNAVNNQQPYSQNASGKIYRSTSHPARLKEYRLNGQTKSKLQSLAFNPSQTTSNPTEGNFSKVSRRTSTSPPSVQSDTEVLHGSETLVHEKPSLFSTSKDTTLKGGFDETNKNEEYSNNLPNFSPNKGKSLKSTNDVQLTAGSSFNKSNIKNKRVLERSVSDSKKLSPKRKKKESSGLYKGSFNEDNQEYYSFGSPLDRIPSLVSVIQSAKSSSQSAKSECSVSNADGSDTELDDDPFELEDDDFAALDSIEVQYKQKSLHGSHQGSEVLSLESSNKVDDPIPVSDYDMKAHPSDSNLNHNYIEGTGEDFLDDWDESFDNELPALNSSYSHTELTIIEVNDDFYIHNERNYPQLKIVVYTENDEVMKQVFLREDWLDTPIYIGDLVYLEVEFNSSMEAIIDNSKGFIIVHPKLLLSATAVAESFSCMRKAALSDRVVNYGLPSKPTVSGNILHDLFQSALKDQENAVTNITSILEDSINKYMIDIYFANLKVDECREELSARVPLLLDIVKKFFQNAYSDKSSQQGKKISIQKLLDVEESIWSPKYGLKGNIDATVEALLKNSSGETLTLTVPLELKTGKYINNISHFAQSLLYTLLVSDRYSIGVQNALLCYLENSSLVDLSASKSQIRGLLIARNTLAQHNIRRSLPTMLKSEHQCKRCYAVNECFLYHKALENGTPETSGVKDLYNSITDQLGEIELQFFKKWERLVTQEENLTLKRKGDILTTNFYELELLGKSLCGLTIKEEKIVPLEIDESLYYFKLGLQSRGQIRSSSFSIGDRIFVSDEEGHWSLTKGIIKDINNDYVYIQTFRHLLTPWKKLDNFDAQNNQVFYGSYHKKEQKYPEVTKTFRIDKDEFSGGISSVRSTLIACVLPDAPITIKDMIIRLKPPTFNYSNCRLESSQTEGLNEDQINAIRKCQAADNYALILGMPGTGKTTTIARLILSFLDKGASILLTSFTHSAVDNILLKLQHSNYDILRLGSSHKIHSKIKKFCRTADDLPNDLESIKEFYEAPQIVACSALGVYHPLFLLRKFDYCIIDEASQIPLPVCLGPLMHTEKFILVGDHYQLPPLVKNPRAAKGGLAKSLFKLLSEKHPEAIATLKLQYRMNHDINSLCNNLIYGGNLICGSKEVSVNKLYLPSNKVPAEKPDNITNMSWVRHLLNPDNSVVFYNTDLLSNLENKKDRVMENRTEATLLACAVRSLLTMGIEQKHIGIISIYKSQVNLIKNELKSSEELEINTADKYQGRDKEIIFISFVRSNLRKNVGDLLRDWHRINVALSRAKVKCVMFGSFATLSNSVVMNELIMLLTKNEWVYNIQPNDIKETQDENLVLTMCKSYTAIE from the exons ATGTGTGAAGACTCTGAAGGTAGGAATTTCTCAAGGAATCGTACATTTGTAAATGCTGTAAACAATCAGCAACCTTACTCTCAAAATGCTAGCGGAAAAATTTATAGGTCTACTTCTCATCCTGCAAGGTTGAAAGAATACCGATTGAATGGCCAAACAAAGTCAAAATTACAGAGCTTAGCATTCAATCCCTCTCAAACAACTTCGAACCCTACGGAAGGAAATTTTAGCAAAGTATCACGAAGAACAAGTACTTCGCCCCCATCTGTTCAATCAGATACTGAGGTACTCCATGGTTCAGAAACCTTGGTACATGAAAAACCAAGTTTATTCAGTACATCGAAAGACACGACCTTAAAAGGCGGGtttgatgaaacaaataaaaatg aagaatACTCGAACAATTTACCGAACTTCTCTCCGAATAAAGGGAAATCATTAAAATCAACAAATGATGTTCAGCTCACGGCTGGCTCTAGTTTTAATAAGTCgaacataaaaaataaacgGGTTTTAGAGAGAAGCGTTTCCGATAGCAAGAAGCTTTCTCCAaagcgaaagaaaaaagaatcctCTGGTCTCTATAAGGGCTCCTTCAATGAAGATAATCAAGAATATTATAGTTTTGGTAGTCCTTTAGATAGAATTCCTAGCCTTGTTTCTGTCATTCAAAGTGCTAAATCTTCCAGTCAAAGCGCTAAAAGTGAATGCTCAGTTTCTAACGCTGATGGATCGGATACAGAACTTGATGACGACCCTTTTGAGTTAGAAGATGATGACTTCGCGGCCCTTGATTCGATTGAAGTTCagtataaacaaaaatcacTTCATGGAAGTCACCAAGGTTCTGAAGTTCTATCTCTTGAATCATCAAACAAGGTTGATGATCCTATACCTGTTTCTGATTACGACATGAAAGCTCATCCGTCTGATTCCAATCTTAACCATAATTATATCGAAGGAACTGGTGAGGATTTCTTGGATGATTGGGATGAATCTTTTGATAATGAATTACCAGCTCTCAATTCCTCGTATAGTCATACGGAATTAACTATTATTGAGGTAAACGATGATTTTTACATTCACAATGAACGAAATTATCCACAGTTAAAGATCGTTGTGTATACTGAAAACGATGAGGTAATGAAACAGGTTTTCCTTCGAGAGGACTGGTTAGATACTCCTATCTATATAGGTGACTTGGTGTATTTAGAGGTGGAATTCAATTCATCGATGGAAGCCATTATCGATAACTCCAAAGGATTTATTATAGTGCATCCAAAATTACTACTTTCGGCAACTGCTGTTGCTGAATCTTTTTCGTGTATGCGCAAAGCAGCTCTTTCAGATAGAGTCGTTAACTATGGGTTGCCGTCAAAGCCAACCGTTTCTGGTAACATTCTTCATGATCTGTTCCAAAGTGCTCTAAAGGATCAAGAGAATGCTGTAACTAACATAACTTCGATCCTCGAAGATTctataaacaaatacatGATAGATATTTATTTTGCGAATCTCAAAGTTGATGAATGTCGAGAAGAACTAAGCGCTCGTGTGcctcttcttttggatatcGTCAAGaagtttttccaaaacgcATATTCTGATAAGTCCAGTCaacaaggaaagaaaatctcTATTCAAAAACTGCTTGACGTAGAGGAATCTATATGGTCTCCTAAATATGGACTTAAGGGAAATATTGACGCGACTGTAGAAGCCCTACTGAAAAATTCGTCAGGGGAAACACTTACTTTAACCGTACCCttggaattgaaaacaggaaaatatataaacaaCATCAGCCATTTCGCGCAAAGCTTGTTATATACTTTGCTAGTCTCTGATCGTTACAGTATTGGGGTTCAAAATGCTTTGTTATGCTATTTGGAAAATAGCAGTCTGGTAGATTTGTCAGCGTCAAAATCACAAATTCGTGGTTTGCTTATCGCGCGCAATACTTTAGCACAGCATAATATTCGTCGTTCTTTACCGACAATGCTTAAAAGTGAACATCAGTGTAAGCGCTGCTATGCAGTTAAtgaatgttttctttatcatAAAGCTCTTGAAAATGGAACTCCCGAAACTTCAGGCGTCAAAGATTTGTATAATTCAATTACAGATCAACTCGGCGAAATTGAATTGcaattttttaagaaatgGGAAAGACTCGTGacacaagaagaaaatttaaCCCTTAAACGAAAAGGCGATATACTCACAACGAATTTCTATGAACTGGAATTATTAGGGAAATCGTTGTGTGGTCTtacaataaaagaagaaaaaattgttcCTCTTGAAATTGACGAGAGCCTCTATTATTTTAAACTTGGTTTACAAAGTCGCGGGCAAATAAGAAGCTCAAGCTTTAGTATCGGTGATCGTATTTTCGTTTCAGACGAAGAAGGACATTGGTCTTTAACCAAAGGTATTATCAAAGATATAAATAATGATTACGTTTACATACAGACATTTCGCCATTTATTGActccttggaaaaagctAGATAACTTTGATGCCCAAAACAATCAGGTGTTTTATGGAAGCTATCATAAAAAGGAACAGAAGTACCCAGAAGTCACAAAGACATTTAGAATTGATAAAGATGAGTTTTCTGGTGGTATATCTTCAGTGAGAAGTACTTTAATTGCTTGCGTTTTACCTGATGCTCCAATTACCATAAAGGATATGATTATCAGATTAAAGCCACCGACATTTAATTATTCGAATTGTCGCTTAGAGTCTTCACAAACAGAAGGATTAAACGAAGATCAAATTAACGCCATAAGAAAATGTCAAGCTGCTGACAATTATGCGCTTATCCTTGGTATGCCGGGAACCGGCAAGACCACGACAATTGCACGGTTAATTCTATCATTTTTAGATAAGGGCGCTTCAATTCTCTTGACATCATTTACGCACTCTGCTGTGGATAATATACTGCTTAAACTGCAGCATTCAAACTACGATATACTACGATTGGGGTCAAGTCATAAAatccattcaaaaattaaaaaattttgtcGTACAGCCGATGATTTACCGAATGACTTAGAGTCTATTAAAGAGTTTTATGAAGCACCTCAGATTGTTGCATGTTCCGCGCTTGGAGTATACCATCCTCTATTTCTACTTCGAAAATTTGATTATTGCATAATTGATGAAGCATCTCAAATACCTCTTCCTGTCTGTTTAGGACCATTGATGCATACCGAAAAGTTTATTTTGGTAGGTGATCACTATCAACTCCCGCCTTTGGTGAAAAATCCAAGAGCTGCGAAAGGTGGACTAGccaaaagtttgtttaAGTTGCTTTCAGAGAAACATCCAGAGGCCATAGCAACGCTAAAATTACAATACCGGATGAATCATGATATAAATTCTCTATGCAACAATTTAATTTACGGCGGTAACTTGATTTGCGGATCAAAGGAAGTTTCTGTAAACAAGCTCTATCTACCTTCAAACAAAGTACCCGCTGAAAAGCCTGACAATATAACAAACATGAGTTGGGTTCGCCATTTATTAAATCCGGATAATTCTGTTGTTTTCTATAATACTGACTTACTTAGTAATCTGGAAAATAAGAAGGACAGAGTTATGGAGAACCGGACGGAGGCTACACTGTTAGCTTGTGCGGTCCGCTCATTGTTGACAATGGGTATAgaacaaaaacatattGGCATCATATCTATATATAAGAGCCAGGTTAACCTTATTAAAAACGAACTGAAATCTTCTGAGGAATTGGAAATTAATACCGCTGACAAATATCAAGGTCGAGATAAAGAGATTATCTTCATATCATTTGTTCGCTcaaatttaagaaaaaat GTCGGGGATTTGCTGCGCGATTGGCACCGCATAAACGTTGCTCTGAGTAGAGCCAAAGTGAAATGTGTTATGTTTGGGTCATTTGCTACTTTGTCGAATTCAGTAGTGATGAATGAACTCATTATGCTGCTTACTAAAAACGAATGGGTTTATAATATTCAACCTAACGATATAAAGGAGACTCAGGATGAAAATTTGGTTCTGACCATGTGCAAATCGTATACCGCTATTGAATAA
- the trm11 gene encoding tRNA (guanine-N2-)-methyltransferase catalytic subunit Trm11 has protein sequence MAIYLLHLASTHADFHIPELETLAKIESVQYRWIKPSCIRKTSELQGNSVGNYRSEKPVYPINQTNATTLNPFLLVELEDDASAAKWVRRSIFCKGVYELYGSSETFDSLHDYLSKLPSPPWLDYQKNTSYKFTFETFGTRRTMEEQISIINDFGYMKLEGLVSMKHPECIFTLLENRSKDVEGSKMYFGRWCGGSSRDAIEKFDLKRRNYIGITSFDAELSLITAQMAMAMPGKLVYDPFVGTGSFLYTCSYFGAFTMGSDIDGRQMRGKGGKSIRSNFTQYRLANSFLDVFTGDVTNCPLRQDFLLDAIVCDPPYGVRAGAKKIAKSSSGPSTPSQSTSASASTPHYPKLEQYQISDMVFDLICFAVKHLVDDGRLVLWLPTITEEYSIEDIPRHPCLSLICNSVQPFTHWSRRLLTFERLPRSETKQVSLEDMQMTSKTPSHHDFRRKYFMGANRTA, from the exons ATGGCTATTTATCTTCTTCACTTAGCTTCGACACATGCCGATTTTCATATACCTGAATTGGAGACGTTAGCAAAGATTGAATCCGTTCAATATCGATGGATCAAGCCTTCCTGTATAAGGAAAACTTCAGAACTACAAGGAAATAGCGTTGGAAATTATCGAAGTGAAAAGCCTGTATACCCCATTAATCAAACAAATGCCACTACATTGAATCCATTTCTGTTGGTAGAACTTGAAGATGACGCGTCTGCTGCTAAATGGGTTCGAAGATCGATTTTCTGCAAAGGTGTCTACGAGTTGTATGGCTCTTCAGAAACATTTGATAGTTTGCATGATTATCTTTCAAAGCTTCCGTCTCCTCCTTGGTTAGACtatcaaaagaatactTCGTATAAATTCACATTTGAAACTTTCGGCACTCGACGAACAATGGAAGAACAAATATCCATCATAAATGATTTTGGATACATGAAGTTGGAGGGGTTGGTCTCAATGAAACATCCCGAGTGCATTTTCACCCTCTTGGAAAATCGCAGTAAAGATGTTGAAGGATCAAAAATGTATTTTGGTCGTTGGTGCGGTGGTAGTTCACGAGATGCCATTGAGAAAtttgatttgaaaagaagaaattatataGGGATCACTAGCTTTGACGCTGAGCTTTCACTAATTACAGCTCAGATGGCTATGGCGATGCCGGGGAAATTGGTATATGATCCATTTGTTGGCACAGGAAGCTTCCTATACACATGTAGCTATTTTGGTGCATTTACTATGG GTTCTGACATTGATGGAAGGCAAATGAGAGGGAAGGGAGGGAAATCGATACGATCTAACTTTACCCAATATCGATTGgcaaattcctttttagaTGTTTTTACTGGAGACGTAACCAATTGTCCCCTCAGGCAAGACTTTCTTCTGGATGCAATTGTTTGTGATC CTCCATATGGTGTACGTGCAGGCGCAAAGAAAATTGCAAAATCTTCGTCAGGTCCTTCCACGCCAAGTCAATCAACTTCTGCTTCAGCATCAACACCTCATTACCCTAAACTTGAGCAGTATCAGATTAGCGACATGGTTTTTGATCTGATCTGTTTTGCAGTCAAGCATCTAGTAGACGATGGCCGATTAGTTCTTTGGCTTCCTACTATCACGGAAGAATATAGCATTGAAGACATCCCTCGTCATCCTTGTCTCTCTTTAATATGCAATAGTGTCCAACCATTTACGCATT GGTCTCGTCGCTTGCTAACTTTTGAACGTTTACCTCGATCTGAAACAAAACAGGTATCATTAGAAGATATGCAAATGACTTCAAAGACTCCCTCTCATCATGATTTCCGTAGAAAG TACTTTATGGGTGCGAATCGTACTGCCTAA